The Oncorhynchus kisutch isolate 150728-3 unplaced genomic scaffold, Okis_V2 Okis07a-Okis12b_hom, whole genome shotgun sequence genome includes a region encoding these proteins:
- the LOC109887059 gene encoding uncharacterized protein LOC109887059, translating into MKIVLVVALVLLFVWLQNAHRSDVNQQGSVCDQALPLAISRLLISPLSVYSWLVSVMVKLLFSPLSVYSWLVSVMVKLLFSSLTLISSSLYYTVLLLLAGPCCIATLSLSVLVSCLRVVIYMVHLVLVLCALAVLAIMTPHKMADVNGPKMADVNGNCSSETRTDLGSVLGRKGFTARPRASC; encoded by the exons ggcTTCAGAATGCCCACAGGTCTGACGTCAACCAACAAGGAAGTGTTTGTGATCAG GCTCTTCCTCTGGCCATTTCCAGgctcctcatctcccctctctcggTCTACTCCTGGCTGGTCTCTGTGATGGTTaaactcctcttctcccctctctctgtctactcctGGCTGGTCTCTGTGATGGTTaaactcctcttctcctctctgaccctcatctcctcctccctgtattaTACTGTCCTGCTCCTGCTTGCCGGGCCCTGCTGTATCGCCACCTTGTCTCTGTCTGTGCTAGTGTCCTGTCTCCGTGTAGTTATCTATATGGTTCACCTAGTGTTGGTGCTCTGTGCTCTGGCAGTGCTCGCCATCATGACTCCACACAAAATGGCCGACGTGAACGGACCCAAAATGGCCGACGTGAACGGAAACTGCAGCTCCGAGACTCggacagatctgggatcagtgtTGGGTCGTAAAGGCTTCACAGCGAGGCCGAGGGCATCGTGTTAA